In the Haloferula helveola genome, one interval contains:
- a CDS encoding DEAD/DEAH box helicase: protein MPEPPDIRDHFTSDAWKERFEDEVMHIAAKLKGKARAISTVWEDAETFVLRGEVAGECCEAVHWPAGGRWEFETSCPCEIRTYCPHAAALLLAATKPSKLRDLLAERSADYEIGSQMTTSEVASPTPSSEPQAPSFYLKVVREPTGSKVVRLLLQALKLPDTGEWVVARPFAIYGDHRIPLGGTAGPRHHRVSADLVIERDVAAEMNAILQLQQAGLTSLGSHAQFRFLLALEQKQSSGADAPIASALWFPNPGHGTLDHYWPWLRATGTAPLEAAGWTVGFDADVGHEVIEVDPDAFSYVLEDDGTGWFHLSVGFDVGGKQLDLLPILADLLDRGADEVTLEFPAEGSFLHHLDDGRALNLPADRIRRILRQFSALIDPKRFKGGKLKLHPLDAATLVHNDPHRFSPPSKLEALIQSLSGKTSSPTSPLSVPSSLKAELRDYQKTGFEWMQFLAAHDLNGILADDMGLGKTLQTITHILAEKEAGRMERRPALVVAPTSVVPNWLAEAKKFAPSLTPLVLEGPQRKKYFRSIPYADLVLTSYALLQRDIDKLRDFPFHLVVLDEAQYIKNPAAKVAKAACELDARHRLCLSGTPVENHLGELWSLMRFLMPGFLGGQEEFNRRFRKPIENEGCEERQKALKSRVAPLILRRTKDQVAKELPPKTILVHPVELNTGQKDLYETVRATMDKRVRQAIAIRGLEGSRMLFLEALLKLRQICCEPKLLKFENESKLEADAAGSAKLDYLADLLDTLVEEGRRILLFSQFTSMLDLIAEHLKKRQISYLMLTGASKNRGELVERFQNNEIPLFLISLKAGGTGLNLTAADTVIHYDPWWNPAAEAQATDRAYRIGQKNPVFVHKLICQGTVEERIHQLQQKKSQLADALLADAAKAAAPDAQLLSNLLAPLG, encoded by the coding sequence GTGCCTGAGCCTCCTGATATCCGCGACCACTTCACTTCCGACGCGTGGAAGGAGCGATTCGAGGACGAGGTCATGCACATCGCGGCCAAGCTGAAGGGCAAGGCGCGGGCCATTTCCACGGTTTGGGAAGACGCGGAAACCTTCGTCCTGCGCGGGGAAGTCGCCGGTGAATGCTGCGAAGCCGTCCACTGGCCGGCAGGCGGCCGCTGGGAATTCGAAACCTCGTGCCCCTGCGAGATCCGAACCTACTGCCCGCATGCCGCCGCCCTGCTCCTCGCGGCCACCAAGCCGTCCAAACTCCGCGATCTGCTCGCCGAAAGGAGCGCCGATTATGAAATCGGCTCCCAGATGACCACCTCCGAGGTGGCGTCTCCGACTCCAAGCTCTGAGCCCCAAGCTCCAAGCTTTTACCTCAAGGTGGTTCGCGAGCCGACCGGGTCGAAGGTCGTCCGGCTTCTCCTCCAGGCGCTCAAGCTCCCCGACACCGGCGAGTGGGTGGTCGCCCGTCCCTTCGCCATCTACGGTGACCATCGTATTCCACTCGGCGGCACCGCCGGACCGAGACACCACCGGGTTTCCGCCGACCTCGTGATCGAACGCGATGTCGCCGCGGAGATGAATGCCATCCTTCAGCTCCAACAGGCCGGTCTCACCTCGCTCGGCTCCCACGCCCAGTTCCGGTTCCTCCTCGCGCTGGAACAGAAGCAATCGTCAGGCGCCGACGCCCCGATCGCCTCGGCGCTCTGGTTCCCCAACCCCGGACACGGCACGCTCGACCATTACTGGCCGTGGCTGCGCGCCACCGGCACCGCACCGCTCGAGGCGGCGGGCTGGACGGTCGGGTTCGACGCGGACGTCGGCCACGAAGTCATCGAGGTCGACCCGGACGCTTTCTCCTATGTCCTCGAGGACGACGGTACCGGCTGGTTCCACCTTTCGGTCGGCTTCGACGTCGGCGGCAAGCAGCTCGACCTGCTGCCGATCCTCGCCGACCTCCTCGACCGCGGTGCCGATGAAGTGACCCTCGAGTTTCCCGCGGAAGGCAGCTTTCTCCACCACCTCGATGACGGCCGCGCGCTCAACCTTCCGGCCGATCGCATCCGCCGCATCCTCCGGCAGTTTTCCGCCCTCATCGACCCGAAGCGGTTCAAGGGTGGCAAGCTCAAGCTCCACCCGCTCGACGCCGCCACACTGGTCCACAACGACCCGCACCGCTTCAGTCCGCCATCCAAACTCGAAGCGCTCATCCAATCGCTCAGCGGGAAGACCTCATCACCGACCTCTCCGCTCTCCGTTCCAAGCTCCCTCAAGGCCGAACTCCGCGACTACCAGAAGACCGGGTTCGAGTGGATGCAGTTCCTCGCCGCCCACGACCTCAACGGCATCCTCGCCGACGACATGGGGCTTGGAAAAACCCTGCAGACGATCACCCACATCCTCGCCGAAAAGGAAGCCGGGCGGATGGAGCGACGGCCCGCGCTGGTGGTCGCGCCGACCTCGGTCGTCCCCAACTGGCTGGCGGAAGCGAAGAAGTTCGCGCCGTCACTGACGCCGCTCGTGCTCGAAGGACCGCAGCGGAAGAAATACTTCCGCTCCATCCCCTACGCCGATCTCGTGCTGACGTCCTACGCGCTGCTCCAGCGCGACATCGACAAGCTCCGGGACTTCCCCTTCCACCTCGTCGTGCTCGACGAGGCGCAGTACATCAAGAACCCGGCCGCCAAGGTCGCCAAGGCCGCCTGCGAGCTCGATGCCCGCCACCGCCTCTGCCTTTCCGGCACGCCGGTCGAGAACCACCTCGGCGAACTCTGGAGCCTAATGCGCTTTCTCATGCCCGGCTTCCTCGGCGGACAGGAGGAATTCAACCGCCGTTTCCGCAAGCCGATCGAAAACGAAGGCTGCGAGGAACGGCAGAAGGCGCTCAAGTCACGGGTCGCGCCGCTGATCCTGCGGCGGACCAAGGACCAGGTCGCCAAGGAGCTTCCGCCGAAGACGATCCTCGTCCACCCGGTCGAACTCAACACCGGCCAGAAGGATCTCTACGAAACGGTCCGCGCGACCATGGACAAGCGCGTGCGCCAGGCGATCGCGATCCGCGGTCTCGAAGGTTCGCGCATGCTGTTCCTCGAGGCGCTGCTCAAGCTCCGCCAGATCTGCTGCGAGCCGAAGCTGCTGAAGTTCGAGAACGAATCCAAGCTCGAGGCCGACGCCGCCGGCTCGGCCAAACTCGACTACCTCGCCGACCTGCTCGACACGCTGGTGGAGGAAGGACGGCGCATCCTGCTGTTCTCGCAGTTTACCTCGATGCTCGACCTGATCGCCGAGCATCTTAAAAAACGGCAGATCTCGTACTTGATGCTCACCGGCGCATCGAAGAACCGCGGCGAGCTGGTTGAGCGATTCCAGAACAACGAGATCCCGCTGTTCCTCATCTCACTCAAGGCCGGCGGCACCGGACTCAACCTGACCGCGGCCGACACCGTCATCCACTACGATCCCTGGTGGAACCCGGCCGCCGAGGCCCAGGCCACCGACCGCGCCTACCGGATCGGTCAGAAGAACCCGGTTTTCGTCCACAAGCTGATCTGCCAGGGGACGGTGGAAGAGCGGATCCACCAGCTTCAGCAGAAGAAAAGCCAGCTCGCCGACGCTCTCCTCGCCGATGCCGCCAAGGCCGCCGCGCCCGATGCGCAGCTACTGTCAAACCTGCTGGCTCCGCTCGGGTAA
- a CDS encoding PDZ domain-containing protein translates to MKKLILSALISTVVPMPSAAQETAAPPASATDVSTAIAKMYPTLVRIHVVMEEGSNGRMKKQQGSGSGAIISPDGYVITNHHVAGRGTRFLCTLSNREEVDAHLVGTDALSDLAVIKLDLSTRRNPDEPLAVANFGDSDALKVGDTVLAMGCPGGLSQSITRGIVANTAMIVPRNRISMTLDGEKVGELVRWIGHDAVIFGGNSGGPLVNLDGEIIGINEVGIASLGGAIPSNLAKDVAKELIDKGYVTRGWIGLETQPLLRSTRDAKGVLVADVWEESPAAKAGIEAGDYITAFGGEELPDCHAPEDLPIFNAMVLGSEPGSEVVLAGLRDGKPMEWKVTVEVREPNLDKESEARGWGLTVRDLTKVSALERRRDDTSGVLIDTVRKGGASSQGKPALRSDDIILSLNGEPIGSVEAFESFTAKFTAELDEPAPVLVEFERGDENLVTVIEVGPEIDPQRPRTADKPWLGAAIQVITDDLAKALGVAGKKGVRVSSVAPDSPAGRAGLKEGDLLLKLDGRVINARRPEDAGVLPELIRAYPVDAKVEFTGLRDGEPLTIEVQLESRPQPQDSIDEFEDDRFEFTVAGLNDEQRREAELGAAAGGVTVGKVEASGWAALGGLIAGDILLSVNGEPIDSLDTFRQTLLGFRQSKPRSVVFFVQRGPRTHYVEIEPWW, encoded by the coding sequence ATGAAGAAGCTCATTCTTTCCGCTCTGATCTCCACCGTCGTCCCGATGCCGTCCGCGGCGCAGGAGACCGCGGCTCCACCTGCGTCCGCGACCGATGTCTCGACCGCGATCGCGAAGATGTATCCGACCCTCGTCCGCATCCATGTGGTGATGGAAGAGGGCTCCAACGGCCGCATGAAGAAGCAGCAGGGCAGCGGCAGCGGTGCGATCATTTCGCCCGACGGCTACGTGATCACCAACCATCACGTCGCCGGTCGCGGCACGCGCTTTCTCTGCACGCTCTCGAATCGCGAAGAGGTCGATGCCCATCTGGTCGGCACCGACGCGCTCTCCGACCTCGCGGTGATCAAGCTCGACCTGTCGACCCGTCGCAATCCCGACGAGCCCCTCGCGGTCGCGAACTTCGGCGACTCGGACGCCCTGAAGGTCGGCGACACCGTGCTGGCGATGGGCTGCCCGGGCGGGCTTTCGCAGTCGATCACCCGCGGCATCGTGGCGAACACCGCGATGATCGTTCCGCGCAACCGGATCTCGATGACGCTCGATGGTGAGAAAGTCGGAGAGCTCGTCCGGTGGATCGGCCACGACGCGGTGATCTTCGGCGGCAATTCCGGCGGCCCGCTGGTGAATCTCGACGGCGAAATCATCGGCATCAACGAGGTCGGCATCGCCAGCCTCGGTGGAGCGATTCCCTCGAACCTCGCCAAGGACGTGGCCAAGGAGCTGATCGACAAGGGCTACGTCACCCGCGGCTGGATCGGCCTCGAGACGCAACCGCTTCTGCGCAGCACCCGCGATGCGAAGGGCGTGCTTGTCGCCGATGTCTGGGAAGAAAGCCCGGCAGCAAAGGCGGGCATCGAGGCCGGCGATTACATCACGGCTTTCGGTGGCGAGGAACTGCCCGACTGTCACGCGCCCGAGGACCTGCCGATTTTCAATGCCATGGTGCTCGGAAGCGAGCCGGGCAGCGAGGTCGTACTGGCCGGTCTGCGCGACGGCAAGCCGATGGAGTGGAAGGTCACCGTGGAAGTCCGCGAGCCGAATCTCGACAAGGAGTCCGAAGCAAGGGGATGGGGACTGACCGTTCGTGACCTGACCAAGGTTTCGGCGCTCGAGCGCCGACGTGACGACACCTCGGGTGTCCTGATCGACACCGTCCGCAAAGGCGGCGCGTCGTCCCAAGGAAAGCCGGCCCTGAGGTCCGACGACATCATCCTGAGCCTGAACGGCGAGCCGATCGGAAGCGTGGAGGCCTTCGAGTCCTTCACCGCCAAGTTCACCGCCGAGCTCGATGAACCGGCCCCGGTGCTGGTCGAATTCGAGCGTGGCGACGAGAACCTCGTCACCGTGATCGAAGTTGGCCCCGAGATCGATCCGCAGCGTCCGCGCACCGCCGACAAGCCGTGGCTCGGTGCCGCCATCCAGGTCATCACCGACGACCTCGCCAAGGCGCTCGGAGTCGCCGGCAAGAAGGGCGTGCGCGTCAGCTCGGTCGCGCCCGACTCGCCGGCCGGCCGCGCCGGACTGAAGGAAGGCGACCTTTTGCTGAAGCTCGACGGACGGGTCATCAACGCCCGCCGGCCGGAAGACGCGGGCGTTCTGCCCGAGCTGATCCGCGCGTATCCGGTGGATGCGAAGGTCGAGTTCACCGGTCTTCGCGACGGCGAGCCGCTGACGATCGAGGTCCAGCTCGAGAGCCGGCCGCAGCCGCAGGACAGCATCGACGAGTTCGAGGACGACCGGTTCGAGTTCACGGTCGCGGGCCTGAATGACGAACAACGCCGTGAGGCCGAGCTGGGAGCCGCGGCAGGAGGAGTCACGGTCGGCAAGGTCGAGGCCAGCGGCTGGGCCGCGCTCGGCGGCTTGATTGCCGGCGACATCCTGCTCAGCGTCAACGGCGAGCCGATCGACTCGCTCGACACCTTCCGCCAGACCCTGCTGGGCTTCCGCCAGAGCAAGCCACGCAGCGTCGTTTTCTTCGTCCAGCGGGGCCCCCGCACCCACTACGTGGAAATCGAGCCCTGGTGGTGA
- a CDS encoding serine protease — translation MIRILTAALLSTSGLAMAASGELHATATKLTETHRDAVVWISVVAKITMSAEGDVPDQIKAQLAGQEQETTAETTGTFISSDGMLVTALAQLDQSTMVDGKTVNTPMGAIKLNAKSEIREIKVIMPDGTEIPGDLVLKDADLGLGFIKMRMDSDEAQGVEISSIDLADSAEGKLLDDCVALGRLDESFQREPSVVTTEISGITTRPRMLYRVGTDSIGSPVFLGNGKLLGISVFRKPAGDLDAKTKLAPVILPAAEVAKLAEQAKAAKPVETAPAEDSEEG, via the coding sequence ATGATCCGTATTCTGACCGCAGCCCTGCTCTCGACTTCCGGCCTCGCCATGGCCGCTTCCGGAGAGCTTCACGCCACCGCCACCAAGTTGACCGAAACCCACCGCGATGCGGTCGTGTGGATCTCGGTCGTCGCCAAGATCACCATGTCGGCCGAAGGTGATGTCCCCGATCAGATCAAGGCCCAGCTCGCCGGTCAGGAGCAGGAGACCACCGCCGAGACGACGGGAACCTTCATCAGCAGCGACGGCATGCTGGTCACCGCCCTCGCCCAACTCGACCAGTCGACGATGGTCGACGGCAAGACGGTCAACACGCCGATGGGGGCGATCAAGCTCAACGCCAAGTCCGAGATCCGCGAGATCAAGGTGATCATGCCGGACGGTACCGAGATCCCCGGCGACCTTGTGCTCAAGGATGCCGATCTCGGCCTCGGATTCATCAAGATGCGGATGGATAGCGACGAAGCCCAAGGCGTGGAGATCAGCTCGATCGATCTCGCCGACAGTGCCGAGGGCAAGCTGCTTGACGATTGTGTCGCGCTCGGCCGGTTGGACGAGTCCTTCCAACGCGAGCCCAGCGTGGTGACCACCGAGATTTCGGGCATCACGACCCGCCCGCGGATGCTTTATCGCGTCGGCACCGACTCGATCGGTTCGCCGGTGTTCCTCGGAAACGGCAAGCTTCTCGGGATCTCGGTCTTCCGCAAGCCGGCCGGCGACCTCGACGCAAAGACCAAGCTCGCGCCGGTGATCCTTCCCGCAGCCGAGGTGGCGAAGCTGGCCGAGCAGGCAAAGGCAGCGAAGCCGGTTGAGACCGCACCCGCCGAAGACAGCGAGGAAGGCTGA
- a CDS encoding sulfatase has protein sequence MRRKLLFLLVGLLALPLRAADKPNILLIFIDDMGAVDLGCFGSSLYRTPNIDRLATEGVRFTGAYAACHVCSPTRASLQTGIYPARLHITDWLTGHKKPTAKLKVPDWRMEGLSDADVTLGEILGEQGYATAWLGKWHLGNRLKKGKEGAPGPQSFGYDAGGEEWNLNKKEDGEDPKGVFTLTREAQEFIGKHRDQPWFVGLSHYSVHTPVRFNRKLKAEYDEIVKEKSPRQKNAGYAAMVEALDESVGQLLKWLDQQGLSENTLVIFFSDNGGLVGPTDNTPLRAGKGTLYEGGTRVPMIVRWPGKAPAGTTSDARFCSIDFVPTLGAITGAKVPDGVDGLDFTEAWKGGKAPERDALYWHYPHYHKGMPGGSVVKGDWKLIEWFETGDVELYNLVDDPSEKRDLSEKKPELAKSMLADLKAWRKDVGAQMMTANPNHKPGKRKR, from the coding sequence ATGCGCCGGAAGCTCCTCTTTCTTTTGGTCGGTTTGCTCGCTCTCCCGCTGCGGGCGGCGGACAAGCCGAACATCCTGCTGATCTTCATCGATGACATGGGGGCGGTGGACCTCGGCTGCTTCGGCTCGAGTCTCTACCGCACGCCCAACATCGACCGGCTGGCGACCGAAGGTGTCCGGTTCACCGGTGCCTACGCCGCATGCCATGTGTGCTCGCCCACGCGGGCAAGCCTGCAGACCGGGATCTATCCGGCGCGGCTTCACATCACCGACTGGCTGACCGGCCACAAGAAGCCGACTGCCAAACTGAAGGTGCCCGACTGGCGGATGGAGGGTCTTTCCGACGCGGACGTGACCTTGGGCGAGATTCTCGGGGAGCAAGGCTACGCGACCGCCTGGCTCGGCAAGTGGCACCTCGGCAACCGTCTGAAGAAGGGCAAGGAGGGCGCGCCGGGACCTCAGAGCTTCGGCTACGATGCCGGAGGCGAGGAGTGGAATCTCAACAAGAAGGAGGATGGGGAGGATCCGAAAGGGGTCTTCACGCTGACCCGCGAAGCGCAGGAGTTCATCGGGAAGCATCGCGACCAACCGTGGTTCGTCGGGCTGTCGCACTACTCGGTCCACACGCCGGTGCGATTCAACAGGAAGCTGAAGGCGGAATACGACGAGATCGTGAAGGAGAAGAGTCCGCGGCAGAAGAACGCGGGGTATGCGGCGATGGTCGAGGCACTCGATGAGAGCGTCGGCCAATTGCTCAAGTGGCTCGACCAGCAGGGGCTCTCCGAAAACACGCTGGTGATCTTCTTTTCCGACAATGGCGGGCTGGTCGGTCCGACTGACAACACACCGCTTCGCGCGGGAAAGGGGACGCTCTACGAAGGAGGCACGCGGGTGCCGATGATCGTGCGTTGGCCGGGCAAGGCTCCGGCCGGAACGACCAGCGACGCCCGCTTCTGCAGCATCGACTTCGTGCCGACGCTTGGAGCGATCACCGGTGCGAAGGTGCCGGACGGTGTCGACGGCCTCGACTTCACCGAGGCTTGGAAAGGGGGAAAGGCACCCGAACGCGACGCGCTTTATTGGCACTATCCGCACTACCACAAGGGTATGCCCGGCGGATCGGTGGTGAAGGGTGACTGGAAGCTGATCGAGTGGTTCGAGACCGGCGACGTGGAACTCTACAACCTCGTCGACGATCCCTCCGAGAAGCGCGACCTTTCCGAGAAGAAGCCGGAACTCGCGAAGTCGATGCTGGCGGATCTCAAGGCGTGGCGGAAAGACGTCGGCGCTCAAATGATGACCGCCAACCCGAACCACAAGCCGGGGAAGCGGAAGCGCTAG
- a CDS encoding sulfatase family protein: MADDHTSQAIGVYGSRLAPLNPTPNIDRLAKNGIRFDRVFCNNSICTPSRASIITGQYPQTNGVLDLTGNIPPDRQLLPIEMKRAGYQTAMVGKWHLKQEPAAFDYYCVLPGQGKYHNPDFRIRGEKPWPKNVIRAEGKHSSDAITDISLEWLENGRDKEKPFFLMHHFKAPHDMFSFAERYSDYLSDVTVPEPDNLFQPPAGSKGSAGLGSGIGKDHAPWRLGWRLGISPDLDETAYTKASYQEYLKRYLRCVKGVDDNVGRILAYLEKTGELDNTLILYTGDQGFFLGEHDLMDKRWIYEEAMRMPLVVSWPDGIKETGTNDWLINNTDFAPTMLEVAGLEKTPEAMQGRSFAAAIRGDEKPTDWREVTYYRYWMHLAHNLAVPGHFGVRSDRYKLIFFYGTDENGSAKDRTPVAWEFYDLEKDPHEMRNEYGNPEYAPVIRTMKEQLTATRKELDETDEGRPAIQAIIDANP, translated from the coding sequence ATGGCCGACGACCACACGTCGCAGGCCATCGGGGTTTACGGTAGCCGGCTGGCACCGCTGAACCCGACCCCGAACATCGACCGGCTCGCCAAGAACGGCATCCGCTTCGACCGGGTCTTCTGCAACAACTCGATCTGCACGCCCAGCCGTGCCTCAATCATCACCGGCCAGTACCCGCAAACGAACGGCGTGCTCGACCTGACCGGCAACATCCCGCCGGACCGGCAGTTGCTGCCGATCGAGATGAAGCGCGCCGGTTACCAGACGGCGATGGTCGGCAAGTGGCACCTCAAGCAGGAACCCGCGGCGTTCGATTACTACTGCGTCCTTCCCGGGCAGGGAAAATACCACAACCCCGACTTCCGGATCCGAGGCGAAAAACCGTGGCCGAAAAACGTGATCCGGGCCGAGGGCAAGCACTCCAGCGACGCCATCACCGACATCAGCCTCGAGTGGCTGGAGAACGGACGGGACAAGGAGAAGCCGTTCTTCCTGATGCACCACTTCAAGGCGCCCCACGACATGTTCTCCTTCGCCGAGCGCTACTCGGATTACCTTTCGGACGTCACGGTTCCCGAACCCGACAATCTCTTCCAACCGCCGGCGGGATCCAAAGGCAGCGCGGGACTCGGCTCGGGCATCGGCAAGGATCACGCGCCGTGGAGGCTCGGCTGGCGGCTCGGCATTTCCCCGGACCTCGACGAAACCGCCTACACCAAGGCCAGCTACCAGGAATACCTGAAGCGCTACCTCCGCTGCGTGAAAGGCGTGGATGACAACGTCGGCCGAATCCTTGCCTACCTCGAGAAAACCGGCGAACTCGACAACACCCTGATCCTCTACACCGGCGACCAGGGATTCTTCCTCGGGGAACACGACCTGATGGACAAACGGTGGATCTACGAAGAGGCGATGCGGATGCCGTTGGTCGTCTCATGGCCTGATGGCATCAAAGAGACCGGAACCAACGACTGGCTGATCAACAATACCGACTTCGCGCCGACGATGCTTGAGGTCGCGGGATTGGAAAAGACACCCGAGGCCATGCAGGGCCGGAGCTTCGCCGCGGCCATTCGCGGGGATGAAAAGCCGACCGACTGGCGGGAGGTGACCTACTACCGCTACTGGATGCACTTGGCCCACAACCTCGCGGTGCCCGGCCACTTCGGAGTGCGCAGCGATCGATACAAGCTGATCTTCTTCTACGGCACGGACGAGAATGGATCGGCGAAGGACCGGACTCCCGTCGCATGGGAGTTCTATGATCTCGAAAAGGATCCGCACGAGATGCGGAACGAATACGGAAACCCGGAATACGCGCCGGTGATCCGCACGATGAAGGAGCAACTCACCGCAACCCGGAAGGAGCTCGACGAGACCGACGAAGGCCGACCCGCGATCCAGGCGATCATCGACGCCAATCCCTGA